The DNA segment GTACTTGGGAAGATGGTCATGCGGCAGAAAAAACCGTAAAAACAGTTTTTGCTAAAAAATAGGTGGTGGGGAATTTGAAAAAAATAGCAATTTATCTATATATGTTTGCGGTGAAAATAACTGGCTCCTTAGCAAGGATTTTTCCTGTTCAGCAGAAAGTTGTTTTTCTAGTAAGTTTTGAAGAAAACCCCACAGCTATTATTAGGCAAATGGAACTTGCGAAAGTAAAGCCCAAAACGGTTGTTTTCTATGATCCGCGTGTCAATGTAACGAATATGTCTTTAGATTTCATACAATTAAAACCTAAAAATTTAGCGCAATTTATTCCACTCATGTTTCATATTAATACAGCAAAAGTTATTGTTACAGATAATTATTTTGTAGAGCTAGCTGGCTTAAAAGTGAGAAGTGGTGTATCTTGTATTCAAATTTGGCATGCTAATGGGGCGTTGAAAAAGTTTGGTTGGGAAGATAAAGCTGCCCAAAAACGAACGGATACCGACAAAAAAAGATTTTTAGAAGTATATAAACGTTTTACGAACGTGCTTGTAGGATCGGATGCAATGGCAGCTATTTTCAAAAAATCGTTTTTAATGAGTGAATCGCAAATTTTAAAACTTGGTATTCCACGTACAGATTATTTTTTCAATGAACAAAAGTTAAAAGAAAATTATGAGTGGACTTATTCAAAATTAAATCTTATGGATAAAAAGATAATTTTATATGCGCCTACTTTTCGTGATAATGAACTTCAAAGTACTAAATTGCATTTAAATATTACTGAATTGAAAGCAGCATTAAGTAATGATTATCAGCTGATCTTAAAACTTCATCCATCCATTAGTCAGGATTTGGAAAAAATAGAAGATGATTTTGTTGTATATGCGGATAAGGAAATGCCGATAGAAACGATATTACCTACAGTAGATATTTTAATTACTGACTATTCTTCTATCCCTTTTGAATTTGCATTACTTCATAAACCAATTATATTTTTCACCTATGATTTAAACGAATATGATAAAGCAAGAGGGCTTTCTGATGGGTTTTTAGAAACAATTCCAGGGCCGCATGCTTTTACAACAACGGGACTTATTGAATTAATTAAACAAGAAACATTCGATATAGAAAGAATCCGTTCTTTTGCAGCAGAATGGAATAAATATTCAGACGGTTTTTCCAGTGAACGCTTTGTTTTATTTTTAAAAGAACAGCTGGAAAAACAAGACAGCTAACAAGTAGAGAAATTTTTGTTTTCTTGATATACTACTAAAGAAAGTAGGTGGGCTGATGAAAAAAGTAATTACATATGGTACATTTGATTTAATTCACTGGGGGCATATTCGGTTATTAGAACGAGCAAAAGCTCTGGGTGATTACCTTATCGTAGCCATTTCAACAGATGAATTTAATCGAATGAAACACAAAGAAGCGTACCATAACTTTGAACATCGTAAACTAATTTTAGAAGCGATAAGATATGTGGATGAAGTGATTCCAGAAAGTAACTGGGAACAAAAATTAGAAGATGTAAAAAATCGTGATATTGATATTTTTGTGATGGGTGATGACTGGGAAGGTGAGTTTGACTTCTTAAAACCATATTGTGAAGTTGTTTATTTACCACGTACAGACGGTATTTCTACTTCCAAGATTAAAGATGATTTAAAATAGGCGTAGCACAAAACGGGCGGACTGGTAATGTTTAATTATTAGGTGGTGGGCTTGTTTTGTGCTATTATTATGTATAAATGATAACGAAAGAACTACTTATGTTAGGAGCAAAAAAGATGACAAATTTATTTCAAGATGATAGTCTAACGCTGCATACAGACTTATATCAACTAAATATGATGAAAGCGTATTTTGACGATGGACTTCATGAGCGTAGATCGGTGTTTGAAGTTTTTTTCCGTGATATGCCATTTGATTCAGGTTTTGTTGTGTTTGCTGGACTGGAACGAATTATTCATTATATGCAAAATTTACGTTTTACAGAAACGGATATTGCTTATTTACACGACGAACTTGGTTTTGATGGTCCTTTTCTAGAATATTTACGTAACTTTAAATTCAAAGGAAATATTCTTGCAGCAAAAGAAGGAGAATTTGTTTTTAAAACAGAGCCAATTCTTCAAGTAGAAGCAAGTCTAGCAGAAGCACAATTGATTGAAACAGCTTTGCTTAATATTGTGAATTTCCAAACGCTGATTGCGACAAAAGCTGCGCGCATTCGTTCTGTTATTGACGACGAAACGTTTGCCGAATTTGGGACAAGACGCGCTCAAGAAATGGACGCGGCTATTTGGGGCACACGAGCGGCTTACATTGGCGGTTGCGATTCGACAAGTAATGTTCGCGCTGGGAAGATTTTTGGCATTCCTGTGTCCGGTACGATGGCGCATGCGATGGTTCAAGCTTATCGCGACGAACTCGAAGCATTTAGAAGTTACGCAAAAACGCATTTTGATTCGATTTTCTTAGTAGATACATACGATACGCTAAAATCTGGCGTACCAAATGCGATTAAAGTGGCGAAAGAAATGGGCGACAAAATCAACTTTATCGGTATTCGTTTAGATAGTGGAGATATGGCTTTCTTATCCAAGAAAGCGCGCCAAATGTTAGATGAAGCTGGTTTTACAGAAGCGAAAATTTTTGCTTCAAGTGATTTAGATGAACATACTATTTTGTCATTAAAAGCGCAAAAAGCAAAAATCGATTCTTGGGGTGTTGGTACGAAACTGATTACTGCTTATGACCAACCTGCTCTTGGGGCCGTTTACAAAATGGCTGCGATTGCCGATGAAAATGATATTTTACAAGATTCTATTAAACTTTCTAGTAATACCGAAAAAGTGTCGACTCCTGGTAAAAAGAAAGTTTACCGGATTATCACGAATGAAGATGGTTTAAAAGCGGAAGGCGATTATATTGCTTTAGCGGACGAATCACTAGAAAATGTGGCTAAACTAACTATGTTCCACC comes from the Listeria welshimeri serovar 6b str. SLCC5334 genome and includes:
- a CDS encoding nicotinate phosphoribosyltransferase, with amino-acid sequence MTNLFQDDSLTLHTDLYQLNMMKAYFDDGLHERRSVFEVFFRDMPFDSGFVVFAGLERIIHYMQNLRFTETDIAYLHDELGFDGPFLEYLRNFKFKGNILAAKEGEFVFKTEPILQVEASLAEAQLIETALLNIVNFQTLIATKAARIRSVIDDETFAEFGTRRAQEMDAAIWGTRAAYIGGCDSTSNVRAGKIFGIPVSGTMAHAMVQAYRDELEAFRSYAKTHFDSIFLVDTYDTLKSGVPNAIKVAKEMGDKINFIGIRLDSGDMAFLSKKARQMLDEAGFTEAKIFASSDLDEHTILSLKAQKAKIDSWGVGTKLITAYDQPALGAVYKMAAIADENDILQDSIKLSSNTEKVSTPGKKKVYRIITNEDGLKAEGDYIALADESLENVAKLTMFHPVHTYIMKTVENFTARELLVPIFQNGELVYDMPSLDEIKAYKEENLALLWDEYKRTVRPEQYPVDLSVKCWKNKMRNIEKVRKSVQLHSPVELDMPF
- the tagD gene encoding glycerol-3-phosphate cytidylyltransferase, with product MKKVITYGTFDLIHWGHIRLLERAKALGDYLIVAISTDEFNRMKHKEAYHNFEHRKLILEAIRYVDEVIPESNWEQKLEDVKNRDIDIFVMGDDWEGEFDFLKPYCEVVYLPRTDGISTSKIKDDLK
- a CDS encoding CDP-glycerol glycerophosphotransferase family protein, encoding MKKIAIYLYMFAVKITGSLARIFPVQQKVVFLVSFEENPTAIIRQMELAKVKPKTVVFYDPRVNVTNMSLDFIQLKPKNLAQFIPLMFHINTAKVIVTDNYFVELAGLKVRSGVSCIQIWHANGALKKFGWEDKAAQKRTDTDKKRFLEVYKRFTNVLVGSDAMAAIFKKSFLMSESQILKLGIPRTDYFFNEQKLKENYEWTYSKLNLMDKKIILYAPTFRDNELQSTKLHLNITELKAALSNDYQLILKLHPSISQDLEKIEDDFVVYADKEMPIETILPTVDILITDYSSIPFEFALLHKPIIFFTYDLNEYDKARGLSDGFLETIPGPHAFTTTGLIELIKQETFDIERIRSFAAEWNKYSDGFSSERFVLFLKEQLEKQDS